The Streptomyces sp. NBC_00162 sequence GGCAAGCACGCCGCCACCGCCACCGCCGTCCGCATCGGCCTGCGCACCCTCCCCGTAGGCCTCGAAGTCCGCATCGCCGACGACGGCGGCCACCCCGCCAAACTCTCCGACAACGCCCGCGGCGGCGGCTACGGCCTCGCCGGAATGGCCGAACGCGCCGAAGCCCTCGGCGGCTCCCTCACCGCCGGCCCCACCCCCGAAGGCGGCTGGCTCGTCACCGCGATCCTGCCGCTGTGACAGGAATCGGTCACAGATCTGACCAGTACCCGTCTCACGGATCGACTGCCCCGGGAACCACCCGCCCCCGCCACGTATTCTCGGGAACCATGAACAACAGCGACATCGACAACGGGATCGACGAAACCGTCGCCGCCGAACTCGCCCGCCTGCGGGACAGCATCGACAACATCGACGCGGCCGTGGTCCACATGCTCGCCGAGCGTTTCAAGTGCACCCAGCAGGTCGGCCACCTCAAGGCCAGGCACCAGCTCCCCCCGGCCGACCCGGGCCGCGAGGCCAGCCAGATCGCCCGGCTCCGCCAGCTCGCCGAGAACGCCAAACTCGACCCGGCCTTCGCCGAAAAACTCCTCAACTTCATCATCGCCGAGGTCATCCGCCACCACGAGACGATCGCAGCCGGCGAAGACCAGACCTGACAGGCCCCGGCAGGCCCTGGACGATCGCTCGGACAGGACCTGGAACCCGCTGGGGCCCAGCCGGCCCTTGCGGCAGCATGGGCCCCATGTCCGCACTGACGCGCAACGAAGCGCAGCTCCGAGCACAGCTCCTCGACGTCCACCACTACGTCGTCGGCCTCGACCTCACCGCCGGCGACGACACCTTCGAGTCCGCCACCGTCATCCGGTTCACCGCCAACACCGCCGGAGACACCTTCCTGGAGCTGAAACCGGACCTCCTGCACTCCGTCGCCCTCGACGGCAACCCCCTCGACCCCGCCGCCCTCGACGGCAACCGCCTCCCGCTCACCGGCCTCACCGAAGGCCCCCACGAGCTGCGCGTCGACGCCCGCATGCGCTACTCCCGCACCGGCGAGGGCCTGCACCGCTTCACCGACCCCGCCGACGGCGAGACGTACGTCTACTCCCAGATGTTCATGGACGACGTCCAGCGGGTCTTCCCGGCCTTCGACCAGCCCGACCTCAAGGCCGTCTTCGAATTCACCGTCGCCGCCCCCGCCCACTGGACCGTCCTCGCCAACGGCGTCACCACACGCCTCGCCGACCGGGACACCGACGGCGCCGGCATCTGGCAGTCCGCCGCCACCCCCGTCATCTCCACCTACCTCGCCGCCGTCGCCGCAGGCCCCTGGCACAGCGTGACCACCGAACACGCCGGACTGCCCTTCGGCATCCACTGCCGCCAGTCCCTCGCCCCCCACCTGGACGCCGACGCCGAAGAAATCCTCTCCCTCACCAAGGACTGCTTCGACCGCTACCAGGAAAAATTCACCGAGCCCTACCCCTTCGACTCCTACGACCAGGCCTTCGTACCCGAGTTCAACGCCGGAGCCATGGAGAACCCCGGCCTCGTCACCTTCCGCGACGAGTTCATCTACCGCTCCGCCGTCACCGACACCGAACGCCAGACCCGCGCCATGGTCATCGCCCACGAGATGGCCCACATGTGGTTCGGCGACCTCGTCACCCTCGCCTGGTTCGACGACATCTGGCTCAACGAATCCTTCGCCGAATACATGGGCTACCAGACCCTCACCGAAGCCAC is a genomic window containing:
- a CDS encoding chorismate mutase — translated: MNNSDIDNGIDETVAAELARLRDSIDNIDAAVVHMLAERFKCTQQVGHLKARHQLPPADPGREASQIARLRQLAENAKLDPAFAEKLLNFIIAEVIRHHETIAAGEDQT